GGCTGTATCGACGCCTGGAACTCCGCAATTCTGCTCGATCCGACTTGTTTCTCGCCTCGAGTGCAGAAAAACATCGCGCAGATGGATGAATTGATCCGGAAGTACCCTATAGCGGATCCGGAAAACGAATCCGTTACTGATATCATGGACTCTTTGAGGATGAAGTTCCGAGCTATCTGTGCCACACTGAACGTGAAGTTGGAGTATGAGGGTTACCCTAGGGCTTCCGGTGTTGAGAATACTGGATTTTGAGGGTATAATCGTTATGAAACGTTGTTTCTATATTGTGCTTCTAAGTTCTAAATCATTTCGTAGTTTATTGCTTGtctttctagttttttttttttttttttgaaaacagtatTTCTAGTTGAATAGTTATAGTTCTCAAACAGACCTACTTTGTACTCTCTTTATCAATTTAAGAAAATTAGTCCTTGCTTCTTCTAAAAATTGAATGTCATTGAGCATCTGAACACTGTTACATGTATGTTGATGGTGAGTTATTAGATAATCAATGGCATAATATAGGCAATGATGTTCATGTTGTTATGAACACCATGTCTGATGGTGTAAAAATTGTAAGTTGGTTGCCATGGGTTAAGCAAACATCTCTAGGCTCAGAGAAGGACTTCTTAACAACTAGGATAGGTTCAGTTTTCATAATTGTTCTAAGCACAGCCATGTTATATTATCGTTGGATCGCATTTAATGCTATGTTCATCACTCAATTAAATACGCCTTTTTCAGCATGTGTTTTGTTTACACTTGCAGTAGTTGTCCAACAGGAAGTATGGCCACATGGGTTATGTGCCATGTGAAGAAACTATTCTGCGTGTTCTAATCTTACTAACTGTGTGTATAATATGATGAGGTGAATATTCTTGGATGGGAAGCATATTCTTATGCTTCTGTTTCTGTGAAATCTCTTCATGTTACGGACATAATAATTCGATATCTTCATATCTCTCTTGTCATTATTTCAAGATTTCAACTGGCAATAGTAGAGATTTCACCGGTtcaagtatttaattattttgtccTTGATTTGATAGCAGATGTCTCTGTTTCTCTAGTTGTGTGATTGTACATCAATTCATCAAAGGAACAGCTTGATCTATACTATACCTATCATCCTAGAAATCTATTCCAAGTAGCATGTACAATGCAAAAGTTTggataaaatttgtatatttctTTGTTGTCTTTGTTCTTCAGTTTCCAAAACTAAAACCTACATTCATTGACTGTTTTTGTATCTATATGCTCAATTGTTGGCAAAACTAAAGACCTCTTAAAATATGCTAATTCCGTTTTGTTGGTTCTATTGCACTTCTCCTGTTTCTGCAGGTCTCAAGCCTAAAGCTGTAATAACTTCTCTTGTTTCTGCAGGTTTCAAGCCTAAAGCTGTAACTTTATTCGCAATggaaatgataattttgaagACCCAGGATGCTTGATTTGGATTGGCATGATTACAAGTAAGTAGTCATATTCTTGGTCTGCCCCATATGATTTAATTCTTGATGATACttttagggggggggggggggtagggTCTGATGAACTATACTATAGGGGTGAATTTTAGAGATCTGGATGCAAGTGTTAAGGTATGATGCTCCCACAAATAAGATAGGAAGATGGGGGGTattaatgatgcatattttagctAGTAAATAACTGCCCAGATGCTAGAAATAATGGTGCTTATTTAAATGCATTGCCCTACAGTGTGTGTCTGTATTATATTGTGAAAAAAATACTTGGTACAGCGATGCTGCCATGGCTGGGTAGCTGGCCACATGGAGACTGCATGTGGCCCTGCCTAACAGCCAAGACAGTGAAGGTCCTTGAGAATGACAAGCATAGCAGCATGTATCTGCCGTATCCTCCGCTTGATTGTGGTATAGTTTGTGTTGTCGCTAGGGTGCATCACAATCTCCCCTTGTGCTACTGTGAGCCCATTCTGTTTTCAGTTTTTACCAGAAATGACTGCTTGGTTTTTTATGTACTGTGAAACCCTGTTTTGCGGCTGCAACACcttatctttttgtttttttttgtctatattttctggGGTTCTCAGATGCAACTCATCCAACCCAGCTTTTCATTTGCTGTAGGATgattcctcttttcttttgtttccaTTGTTTCTTGTATCTGAAATGTTGGTTTTACGGCCATGAGGTAGTCAGACGGCGGGCCAACACAACCGTAAAACGATGGAAATAACAAAGTGAAAATGCTAAAAGCAATGAGACAGGGTAATTGCGCCTGAATTAAAATTTGAACCCTTAACCAGAGAGAAACTTAACAAATTTGACTTTAAAAAGGTTGTCAAAAATGCCAAAACCGCCATAACTAATTCCTATATCAAATAGGAAAGTATCCCGCCAAATTTGGGAAAGATCACTAGCGAATCTCGATTCGCCGCCTCTGAGTGCCCTGGTCGGGCACCGTGACAAGATTGTCTACGTCAGGTGGGCCAGTGGGCAACCGTACCATCCACTGGTAAAGATGGTAAGTCGTCAGGCTCCATATACCGGGGCGCTCCAGGCTTAGTGCCCCACTCAGGGGTATCCATCACGAAACTCCCTGAAACTCGTTCTAAAACATTTGGGTCGTTTCCTAATAAACCAATTGTTTCCGAAAAAATTTCAGGCTGCAGTGTTTTTTTGGTTATAACACTATTAGGATAAAAGTTTCACGTTCGACTTCCTGTAAGAGTTGtctatttgttttcttaaattgAGCTAGTCGGTCATGAGTAATCTAAATTAGTTTAGATTCTTGTGGTTGTTTGCAAGTTAATGTAACATGGTGGACTTCATCTAAAGGCTAAAACACATATTTGGGTTGTGGCTGCCATTTTGTATAAATCAAAGACTAATACCCCATTTGatgtatgtacatatttagattttttctttttctcacaCGCTTCCTctggaaaaaagaaaagttttttttttttttttttttttttcattatcatCACATGTGAAATGCCCTCCTGTGTTATGTCAATTCTCCAACCTTGCTTCCACCGTCTGCCTTCGTTGAAAGAGAGGGTACCCAGTTTATGACctcaaaattgttttttttttttaaaagattaatttgctttttgttttttatttttcattttttgattTGCTTAAATTATAATGGACAATTTATAATTTGTCGTGACGAAACATAGGGGTCCATGACTATACAAGAACCAAATCGAATGCTGCCATTTTGATAAGAAATTTCATGCTGACataataaacattatttatgatttttcatTATACCAATTTATACTATattccaaaacaaaaaaattataatactttatacTGGATGGAATCTAATCCATCTTTAAATCTCCAGTTCATCACCTAACTATTTGTTTACGTCTATTCATGTCTGTACATGTGAACAACTTTTCCTTTTCCAAATTGcatatgaataaataaataaataataaatggaaATCCCAAAGATAACCCTAATGAATAGCTTCAATGGTTTTGACTTTTTTTATCTTTGCAATTTGTTTGACCAgtaaatgtttttctttttcgtttAAATTAGGATTTAGTCCTAATTGATTTTGAATGTATGACGTTTGCTTTTTTGACTTTTGCACTATATTCAGATATtctaatgttatttttggactaaTTTCTTAACTAATCTATACAAATAATTCTTatacttcttctttttcttttattttctaaaaaatgaattttatattttatttaaaaataatgtgttcggatgaaattggagttttaaaaataattagaagCAATTCTAAAGGTTAACATATACTCCTacgatttttttataaatgaaaTGTACCCTTTATTTGCTATTTGGTTAAGTCCCTTTCGGAAGCGGCCCTTACAAAGGCATTGTTGCACATATTGATATGCATAGATTCGAACTTTCAATCTCTCTTTTCACGACaccaaactttaaaaaaaaaaaaaatcaacaaaagatGGGATACTTGTTGTCCCTAAATTATGAGAAATAACGATTTTCATCCTTCTATTATACCTATTGTCATTTTTTGTTTCTCATATGTTtgcaaattgtttttttttttaattttattttatcaattccTAAGTTTAATTAggataagattaaaaaaatcactTCACAAATAATGAATAGAAAGTTGCGACAATATAACAAATAGacgaaaaaaatattattttcatataattcaaatcaaaaagtgatatttttatACACAACATTTGATATTTCTACTGTAATGAGAGAATTCAATTAACACCATGCCTTCACAATTTTACTCCtatccattaaaaaaaacccCAGTTAaaactctttttcttttaaactagCATATACAAACGTAATTTCTAATGAAAAGTAATACTACACATACTTCAATTTTCTACTCTATTTTTTAATCCCAGCTTATGtgtcatattttaattcatcTAGAAAAATTGATGggtcacatttattattatttttttttctcttctataAATTAAATCAGGATAGGTGGTGAGAGTTTTATTCCATGTGAATAATGTATCATTTTCCATTTCTAATCTTGATGTTGCATATTTTAGCTACGCGCCTACGCGTGATGCTGTCCACACGTATGCCATTTCATTCGCTAAAAATGGGAATACAATTCTCTATCACGCCGACAAAATTACTGGATCCCACGTACCACAATTCTCAAACACCTCCGCATGAAATAGTGGTTGGACTGTACTGTTGGGAGCCAGCCATGTGCCTAAACGactaattaaatcattaattaaatcCAATACCTTAAGTTAAGCAGTAATGGTAGTAAAAGTTTTCAATGATTAGCTCCCTTCCTCTCAAAGCCGTGTAATTTGACTTTGGGCTGCCCCACTTCGTGTCTGGCACTCCCCTTCcagttcatcatcatcattaaaaaaacaataatttctttaattctgtgaaattttagtttcaattaCAAGAGAAATTCCGTAATCACTGTCTGAAAATATGTATTGAGTAATACATctgattttatgattttaatcGGTAAGAACTACAAgaaggtaaatcagcctagatGATTCATAGACCTGATCGATTCAAACAAAAAAGATCAGTAGGTTGCTTTTGTTTGGAATCGAACTTGTTACCTTGTAGTTATCAAGTCTAACAGTTGACTAACTTGATTGAGGTTGTCTCTCGTTGGAAAAGTatacaattaaagaaagaaaaaaaggggaaaagggtGTTTAACATCTTTGATTTGGCTGTAGTTGGCTGTCACTTTTTGTCTGCAAACTGGTGGTTGTTGATTGACAGCAATGGGAGTCTGCATTTGGCTTCCAAGAAACCATGTATTAGTTGAAGATTTTTGATCAAATAATGTAAAAGATTATCCATCCCACTGTTttccccttcttcttcttcatcctttGACTATACACCGGCTTAGACTGGGCTTGATCGCATCTGATTAGTTTTACACAATAAAGAAAGGCAGGCCGGTCAATAATTTCATATGTAATTTACATGAGAAACCTGAACCTTCCATTTGCCTGCTGACTAATGAAGTTTCCCTCTCCTCCTTTTATTAGTAGTAGAAGTCTTGGTTGTGCTCATTAAATTCCAGAACCAGATTctccatttctctctctctctctctctc
This portion of the Ipomoea triloba cultivar NCNSP0323 chromosome 5, ASM357664v1 genome encodes:
- the LOC116019985 gene encoding protein LTO1 homolog, giving the protein MEEDIFDSSLNLEDTHYKQGYSDGYADGQASGVEEGRQVGLKTGFEVGFELGFYRGCIDAWNSAILLDPTCFSPRVQKNIAQMDELIRKYPIADPENESVTDIMDSLRMKFRAICATLNVKLEYEGYPRASGVENTGF